The Thunnus thynnus chromosome 19, fThuThy2.1, whole genome shotgun sequence genome contains the following window.
GATGGGTGTTGACAAAGACTTTGTCCTTTAACATTATATAATCTTCACATTTTACTCCTTTAAATCTCAATATCTTAAAATATCTTGAGTCCTGCTGTTCATTTTCTACTGCATCTGGAAGACTGTGCACACGACATGACATACATTTTCCACCTCTCTACTGCTTGACTGTCTTCTCTCCGCTTCCTCTGTTGTTTAGCTTTACAGTTTATAGTTGGAGTGAAGAGCTAGTTTgcatttgttcatgtttttgctgtttactTTTGCGTGTCTCCTGTTTTGCTGGTCTTTGTGCACCTGCTGTTCCTGACCGACTCTGTGTGAGCTGTAAGAAGCCAGTGAGtttccctgctgtgtgtgtttgtgtgggtgagTACATCTCTGTCCATAAtccttttgttttattctcaAGAATGTCACCATGGCAGTGAGGAACTTTTAGAATACTTGAAGTTTTCTGTATttactgcttcttttttttttttgcctcttttgtttgttttgaagttTTTGTTCTATGATAGGTTCCATGCTGTAATCTATCATTTTAAAGATGAATATTTATATTGCTACATGCACTTTTGTATATCAGTTTGCACTGATTACCCTCTCCCACATCAACAGTCCTCGACAATCTTTTCTGGGCTGTTTCCGCCTTTGCTCATTTGTTATTTAGTGTTCAGGCCTGTCTGATCGATGTCcttctatttctttcttctcctaCTGGGAGTTGAGCAATATCAAAACCTGTGTATTGCCATTTTTGCCTATTTGTAACTTGTGTTAAATTCAATCAATGGACCAAGTCAAAAatataaagtgaaaataaatactgtGGGCTTTAATTCTCCAATTCTGGGAGATATTTGCCTGTTTCGGAGATATCGATTTTACTGTCCAAAGTCATTACAGTTGCACAATAGATAGATTTTCCCTGCATGAAAAGATGCCTGAGCAGTGTGCTGTAAGTTAAGAGTTATTTGCTTTTCAGGTGCAGTACATGAGCGTTACAAAGTGCAGTTCAACGTAACCTTCTGTGGGTGGGTGGATTTTAGCGAGGGGCACACATTAAACAAGAGAGGTTAAATATTTTTGGTACCATGTTCTCATAAGTCATCCTTTGTAAAGGGGTTGTAACtattaataatgttaatgaATTATTTACCAATGCTTTATAGATCCATCATAAGCCATCTAAGAGCCACttttttgggttgccaggttgtgaataatgtatttgcaGAGTGTTCGTCCTCCTGCAGGAccacttgatttgtctttttaaaggaccggttcacaatttttaaagtctgtcttgaaacaatagtcaggatcctaaatgaacattgaggtgtttttcttgccataatcattcctcctatttATATtgaccgttagaagatcccttcataattacaatataagtgattggggccaaaatccacagtcctccctctgtgaaaaaatgtatttaaaagtttatctgaagctaatatggaGTCCAAATGCATCAAATCAAGTATATATCTCttaacgttacagtctttttagtgccaaagtccctctttttgttactatacttcctctgcagctcaacagggaaatgcatttaaatgcatttttgcactaaatgacaagtgtgtggacacactgtggatctTCGCctctatcacttacattgaaagtgcatttgaagtcGATCTTTTagtagccagtatgaacaggaggaaagattacagcgaggaaaacgtCTTTTAGTGTTCATATGGGCGCCTGACTTTTtgtttaagacaaacttgaaaaattgtgaacttatcctttaagcttTTCGGTTCATCATGCAGACTCCTCTAATGGACCATTTGGCCTCTGACCTTCTGGAAAAGGGCAGCAGAGCATCCGAACAAAATCAATTTACCAACAACTTATTTAGAGTTACGACTGCAGTCTCATGTTAAGAAGCTTTTATTAACAAAAGGTCCCCGGCTGGACTCAAACCAGGGACATTGTGGGTCATGATCAGTGCCTTAAAACTCCTTGAGCACCAGGTTGTCAAGACAGCTGACTCTATTAATGACTAAATTAagtatctgtatgtgtttttcttcttgttcctacagttggatgtttcactgtgcagagtgatgtatgttcagagtttgacactagaaggctgttctCTTGTTCATTTGCTGAAGGCGGAAAGTTTCTTGTTTtgattgttccaagcagagtattttagaTGTCTTAACAcgtgtctggaggggatctttaacatttataaacatattATTAACACATTGAAAAGATAAACAcctgtcaaaatatttttttaagtggTGCTCTTGGGAATAGTTTATATCTGAtctataaaacatttgtaaattaTGTATTAATCATTATTTCAGTCATTACTTGTAAACCTTTATAAATGGTGACTTATTAGAAAATGGGATTTTTAACTTGACTATAAATGCTTATTTATTGCCtacattaatttattaatcattaaaaaaaacccataactTTATATTTCCTTTGAATGAGTGCAGTTCGCCAAGCAGAGCTGGACTTTTGTGTGGTTTTTGTTCATTCAATAATTCTCCTCTATGGGTTGAATATCTCCGGTGTGCGGCCGGGATTGGACAGCCAGGATTGGACAGCCAGGATTGGACAGCCAGGATTGGACAACCAGGATTGGACAGCCAGGATTGGACAACCGGTATTGGAAGGCTGGGATTGGACAGTCTGGATTGGACCGTCGCTCCACTGCCGGGGCCCGTTTGAACGGTTTGAACGCGGAGCTCCGCTCATCATTGGTCGGACGCGTGTCTGGGGCGTTTCACTGGGACTGCCCGGTTGTGTCCGGGTAAGATGGCGTTAGAAGAGCAGTGCTCGGCACCACCTCGATGGCGGTCTATATCTCTGACACACGTAGAGTTCCCGGAGGGTATGTAAACTCCACATCTTTCTCTACCTGCTGACGCTCTGCTTGTAATCACAGAATTTGCACATTTCGAGCAGttcgtgtgttttttttctcgctACTGAATGGACACGGCAGTTGGCGATGCTGCCAAATAGTGAGACACTGTTAAAGCCCAGGCACAGCGGGGAATGTAACCCGGACTGCAGAATTGTGAGACAGCGCCGCATGCGCAGTTAGCGATAACGTCCACAATGAAGGCTAGCTAGCATGCTAGTTGTCTTGAATATCAGCATTGATATTTTATCTCAGTAATTAGCGAATATCCCGTTTCCTGAAATACTCGACGAGAATGAAGCATTTAGTAGAGCAAAACATAATTTATAACTGCGTGTAGTAAataattatttcacatttttatatgtttgtagCCACGATTATGGCTAACGTAGCAGCTAGCTCCACGGCCTGACACTGATTAGTATAACTGGCATGAAGCACATTGATCGGAGCTTGttctgataataataatataaaatcaaattatttgATCTGTTAGTCAGTTAAGTCAGTTAGATGATGGTTTAACTTCACCACCTCGCACGCTTCCTAGTGTGCTCACAGTTAAATATCTCAACCATCCGGGTTTACTTTAAGTGTCACTCCCACCAGTGTTGGGTGATGTTTGGACTTtaacagtacatttactcaagttctgtacttaagtacagttttgagttacttgtactttacttcagtatttccatgtgatgctactttatacttccactccactacattcagagggaaatattgtattttgtactccactacatttatttgacagctttagttactttctggatgaagatttgacataatggataatataacaagcttttaaaatacaacacatagttaaagatgaaaccagtggtttccaaccttttttggcttttgacatcttacaaaaagcagtgtgtagtcagggtcacatttcagatgtctatgagttgttaacagctccaccaaatagtgatttttccctctaaacttctcacatgatttaatttcaataaatgttcaaacgatccaatatttcaccaaagattagagaaaaagtccaaaaactgaaaacagatttgtgtatcagaactttgttttttcgtCTTtcctcccattaatcatctcacgaccccttagatttatctggtgaccctttggaggggcccgacccttagattgggaaccactggactaaactaactgactaactgtatataaagtagatcaaactagctccacctccagcagctacaacagtaacaggctgctctaacactgatgcttcagtattaataatctaatgatgtcatatataataatatatcagtcagagggaccaaaacACTACTTTTaatgcaatactttaactacgttttgctgataatacttatgtacctttacttaataattatcttttttacttgtaatggagtattatTACATTGTTGCGTTGGTACTTtcactgaagtaaaggatctgagtacttcttccgcCACTGGACTTGTAATGTTACCAGAGTTTATGGTTTTTGTCTTAACATCAGAactgtgtcactgtgttttAGATGATCTGACGGGACAAGTGCTCGCCTACATCAGTCTCCTACCCATCGCAGTTCTTGTGGGTTTTGTTACACTCATAGTGTTTAAACGGGAGCTGCACACGGTGAGTTCTGCACAAGCAGTTTTAAAATAGCATCACATTTAAAGTCAAGTCTGTGCCCAATTTCTTGTATTAGCAGTTAATCTCTCTCACAGGAGCCTGGACAGCGGTGTCAGGCAGGCCAGAAGAGTTTGTAATCGTTCGTGTGTTGACCTGCTTTTTACAGATTTCGTTCTTTGGTGGGCTCATCCTGAATGAAGGGGTGAACTGGCTGCTGAAGCACATTCTCAGAGAGCCGCGCCCATGTGCAGGTTTGTGGAGGAACaggctgttgtttttttaatgtgtggttGGCAGGGTTGGGCAATACTgaaaaaacatcacaatcaCCAGAATACCTTCTTCTGATATCAATAACAATAACTGTTCAGGTGCAGAAGTTCACTAGTTTAGGTGACCAAAACATTAGATTGAATGATGACAAACTGGTATTCCtattaactgttaaataacagccagaataaattaaataactaaAAGATCTCAGTTGGTCAATAAACCATAAATtttactagggctgcaactaatgattattttcattatcaattattctGATtactattttctcaattaatcaattaattggtCTACACAATGTCCGAAAAATTCCCCAAGCCCAGATGCAACCAGATGCAAGTTGGACGGCTAATTGTTGCATTACAGCATGCATGACATTGTTTAATATAACATGCCTCTCCCTTTCATTCTTGATTTAATCTGCCAATTAGTGAATTAATtgtgtcccgaccaacagttcacaacccaaagatgtgcagtttactgtcatagaggaataaagaaaccagagaatattagcattttcttcatttaaaaaatgttgcagcTCTTGTTAGGTTTAGTTAATCCTGTATTTAAACAGGTAGTCTCAGTGAGATCAAGATCTTTTTCAGTGGAGACCTGTgtacaaagaaaagaaaacatacacacagtctaCATACACAATAGACAGATTAGTTCcacattaaataaacaattacaAGTGTTCTTCAAATGGATTATGTTGTAATTTTACCCAACCAGCTCTTTATATATAGTCTAGAGAGATGTGTAAGAAACTGTCCACAACAGCCCTCTAACTATGTCATTTAGGGTCTTATGTACATAATAATAAGCATCTAAAAATGTATTAGAAATTAGTttcaattcaaattttaaatgttGTCATTTAAGGTTTTGTAAACTTTAAAATTATGCACTAAATCCCGTGAACCAATCATAAATGACATGATGTGCTGAGGTAAATGTTTCAACTGTGTTATCGGTAGCGTTTCTGCATCTCAACCCAGTTAATTTTGCTCTATTCTTCATTACTGCAGTTAATGacctactgtacatttaaacttacactagttctgctcaagcactctcagctctctccttctgttaGCAACTATCTCACAAGTCACACAGTTGTTTACACACTTTTCAGATCtactttagcttagcagttagcgatggcttctctcttGCTTGCTGTGTCTTATGTTtagctattcctctgcctcctttagtgataaaggaacatgtaataaatgtagtttatttatcACGTCGGAGGTGACGCTCAGTGAGTTAGAAGTGCGGTGCCATACGATGGAAACTCAGTCTGGAGAAACAATCTAAACAGCCAAACGAGCTGTTTTTTGAACTGGGTTTTCTAATAGTCACGAATCttctttttcagatttttgcgGATGCTTAATGAGACGTTCAACTTTTCATATCATACATGCAGTTTTTACTGTTTCAAGCCAaatttccagaggctttaaaCTCGtacattgttttacatttgtatgAGGATGTGAGATGAACTCTGTGTTgtaaatgaatatttatatcAGGTTGTGTTGTTCTTTCTGCAGGGGCTCATTCAACCCTGCACACAGAGTATGGGATGCCCTCCAGTCATTCCCAGCTCATCTGGTTCTTTGTTGtttacttctttcttttcctttatttaagGTGAGcttgtttcttcttgttgtttggAGAGGCTCCAGGGCGGAGCTGTGACACTCTTTAAAGTTCAACAACTAATTAACGTCTGCAGTCCACAATgtattcagttgttttattcatatctACCAGGCTGATTGATAAATGAATGTATTctttatatttgtatctgttGTGTTATTTAGTTGGTGTATTCAAATGCATTTctatcttattattattattgcatgAAAGATCTTAAATTAACACCAAAGCTTGTACTTGCTGAGCAGATCTCTCTCTGTTAAAGCTTTGAATTTTACCGAATCGTCACTGGTTAGACGCTTTCATTCCACCTTTTTACAGGAAGTAGAGGTCGCGGTGTAAACTCATGCTATCCTCTCTTTTCAGAATGCATCAAACGAACAATGCTCGATGTGTGGACCTGCTGTGGAGACACATACTGTCCATCATCCTGTTGGGCATTGCCTTATCAGTCTCATACAGCAGGTAAGAGGCCGGTCTCATCTCAACAAATGACAGATAAATCCTAAAATCTAAGGTAACTGTTGAAAAAGGCACGTTAATATCCAGCGGTTGTAAAGTTAGACAGACGTACTTGTTTCATGAAGACATTGAGAGCTGAGCTTGACTCTCCTGAGGTGGTTTAACAGGACTGATGAGAAGTCAATCCagagtttctgtttttaatattattattaaaagtatttttctgaTCTGATTCTACAACTTCTATGTACCTTGTTTTGTGTGAGATGTAAATGCTCAGGTACAGACTTCAACTTACGAAGGAATATAGCAGAGGTTAAAACCCACCGACCCTCCTGTAGCGTCACATGACTCACACTGACCCACAAAGCATTTCGCCAATACACAATAAttggaaaaggagcagctgtgAGAGTTTTtcgtaataataataatggggcATCATCTTTGAATGTGGTATCCTGTCCTCCTTCATACATTTACGGGTGCAAAAGTCTTTGAACTGAAAATAGGTGGCACATCATCCATCACAACGTTGTTGACCAGTTGTAGTAGTTGGTGTACTCAGAAGGTAAACAAGAGGAGAAAATTTTTGGATATTGTTTGCCTGGCCAGCCCGCtcactagggctgcaactaacgattttttt
Protein-coding sequences here:
- the dolpp1 gene encoding dolichyldiphosphatase 1: MALEEQCSAPPRWRSISLTHVEFPEDDLTGQVLAYISLLPIAVLVGFVTLIVFKRELHTISFFGGLILNEGVNWLLKHILREPRPCAGAHSTLHTEYGMPSSHSQLIWFFVVYFFLFLYLRMHQTNNARCVDLLWRHILSIILLGIALSVSYSRVYLLYHTWSQVFYGGVAGSTIGIIWFFFTQEVLTPLFPKIAAWPISEYFLVRDTSLIPNILWFEYTVTRSEARNRQRKLGTKLQ